One genomic segment of Jaculus jaculus isolate mJacJac1 chromosome 2, mJacJac1.mat.Y.cur, whole genome shotgun sequence includes these proteins:
- the Ebag9 gene encoding receptor-binding cancer antigen expressed on SiSo cells: MAITQFRLFKVCTCLATVFSFLKKLICRSGRGRKLSGDQITLPTTVDYSSVPKQTDVEEWTSWDEDAPTSVKIEGGNGNIATQQNSLEQLEPDYFKDMTPTIRKTQKIVIKKREPLSFGVADGSTGFSSRLAAAQDLPFIHPSSELGDLDTWQENTNAWEEEEDAARQAEEVLRQQKMADREKRAAEQQRKKMEKEAQRLMKKEQSKIGVKLS, from the exons ATGGCCATCACTCAGTTTCGGTTATTTAAAGTTTGTACCTGCCTAGCAACAGTATTCTCATTTCTGAAGAAGTTAATATGCAG ATCCGGCAGAGGAAGGAAATTAAGTGGAGACCAAATCACTTTGCCCACTACAGTTGACTACTCCTCAGTTCCTAAACAG ACAGATGTGGAAGAGTGGACCTCTTGGGATGAAGATGCACCTACAAGCGTCAAGATTGAAGGAGGGAATGGGAATATTGCAACACAGCAGAATTCTCTGGAACAACTGGAACCTGACTATTTCAAGGACATGACTCCAACTATAAGGAAAACTCAGAAA attgttattaaaaagagagaaccACTGAGTTTTGGCGTCGCAGATGGCAGCACAGGTTTCTCCAGCAGACTGGCAGCAGCCCAGGACCTGCCCTTCATTCACCCATCT TCTGAGTTAGGTGACTTGGATACCTGGCAAGAAAACACCAATgcatgggaggaagaggaagatgcaGCTCGGCAAGCAGAAGAAGTTCTAAG GCAGCAGAaaatggcagacagagaaaagagagcagcagaacagcaaagaaagaaaatggagaaggAAGCACAAAGGCTGATGAAGAAAGAGCAGAGCAAAATTGGTGTGAAACTTTCATAA
- the Sybu gene encoding syntabulin isoform X3, producing MKVYVAYFLSSEADFSSSSSTGSISAPEVHMSTAANKRSSFSRNRGPHGRSNGVPSHKSGNSPPSPREKDLLSMLCRSQLSPISIHPSYAPSSPSSSNSGSYKGSDCSPVMRRSGRYMSCGENHGVKPPNPEQYLTPLQQKEVAVRHLKTKLTESERRLHERESEIVELKSQLARMREDWIEEECHRVEAQLALKEARKEIKQLKQVIETMRSSLADKDKGIQQYFVDINIQNKKLESLLQSMEMAHNGSLRDDLCLDLCDSPGKSFPLSATFEKMADGLSLEEQVTEEGADSELLGGDSMADGTDLLDEVVTAATTESGDLELVHSTPAAKGLEALPLEASQEESSVLVVEQAVQTDMVLFSPAFSELKLPSSCPSSSASPDDASSGADWMESFPESISALMVDLTPGSPNSAILLSPVETPFCKAAMETSANRLMRELDFASCVEDSILSQGAVSRQYWSRSFVVDLLAVAAPVLPTVLWAFSTQRGGIDPVYNIGALLRGCCVLALHSLRRTAFHIKT from the exons GAGGTCCCCACGGACGGAGTAATGGAGTGCCATCTCACAAGTCTGGCAACAGCCCACCATCTCCACGGGAAAAGGACCTTCTGTCCATGCTGTGCAGGAGTCAGCTGAGCCCCATAAGCATCCACCCCAGCTACGCCCCTTCTTCGCCGAGTAGTAGCAACTCAGGCTCCTACAAAGGAAGTGACTGTAGCCCAGTCATGAG GCGATCTGGAAGATACATGTCTTGTGGAGAAAACCATGGCGTCAAACCCCCAAATCCAGAGCAGTACTTGACGCCCCTGCAGCAGAAGGAGGTCGCCGTGAGGCACCTGAAGACCAAGCTGACGGAGTCTGAGCGCCGACTGCATGAGAG GGAATCTGAAATCGTGGAGCTGAAGTCCCAGCTGGCCCGCATGCGTGAAGACTGGATTGAAGAGGAGTGCCACCGGGTGGAGGCTCAGCTGGCACTCAAGGAGGCCAGGAAAGAGATTAAGCAGCTCAAGCAGGTCATCGAGACCATGAGGAGCAGCTTGGCTGATAAAGACAAAGGCATTCAGCAGTATTTCGTGGACATTAACATCCAGAACAAGAAGCTGGAGTCCCTGCTGCAAAGCATGGAGATGGCACACAATGGCTCCCTGAGGGATGACCTGTGCCTAGACTTGTGTGATTCCCCAGGGAAGAGCTTCCCGCTGAGCGCCACATTTGAGAAGATGGCAGATGGCTTATCTCTGGAAGAGCAGGTCACAGAGGAGGGAGCCGACAGTGAGCTGCTGGGGGGAGACAGCATGGCCGATGGCACTGATTTGTTGGATGAGGTGGTGACAGCCGCTACCACAGAATCTGGTGACCTGGAGCTTGTGCATTCCACACCGGCAGCGAAGGGCCTGGAAGCTCTCCCCTTGGAAGCCAGCCAGGAGGAGAGCAGCGTGCTGGTGGTGGAGCAAGCCGTGCAGACCGACATGGTGCTGTTCAGCCCTGCCTTCTCTGAGCTCAAGCTGCCCAGCTCCTGTCCCTCCAGCTCAGCATCGCCCGATGATGCATCCTCCGGAGCTGACTGGATGGAGAGCTTCCCAGAATCCATCTCTGCCTTAATGGTCGATTTAACTCCAGGAAGTCCgaactcagccatcctcctgtctcccgtGGAGACGCCATTCTGCAAGGCAGCTATGGAAACCAGTGCAAACCGCCTCATGAGAGAGCTGGACTTTGCATCCTGCGTAGAAGATAGCATCCTCTCGCAGGGGGCGGTGTCGAGGCAGTACTGGAGCCGCAGCTTCGTGGTGGATCTCCTGGCCGTGGCCGCTCCTGTCTTACCCACTGTCCTGTGGGCATTCAGTACTCAGAGGGGGGGCATCGATCCCGTGTACAACATCGGGGCCTTGCTCCGGGGCTGCTGTGTGCTGGCCCTGCACTCCCTCCGCCGCACAGCCTTCCACATCAAAACCTAA